The Imtechella halotolerans DNA window GCCTCGGACTGCCACACTATAGGCTATTTCTATGGGGTTAACGGGAAGAAACTCCAGCGCCAATACAAGGATTATCTAAGTGATTTTAAAGATTGGAAGCAAAAGAAACATGCTAAAGAATGGCTCCTATTCCCTGAAAACATCGGGTCATATCTTTCCATTGATGAAACGGCACTCTCCAAGGGAGAACTCTATACGATTATCACTAACAAAAAAGGCAAAAGGCAAGAAGGGAGCTATAGTGGGTATATTCTCAGGGACTAAGGTAGAACCTATAATAGAACAACTTCTGAAGATATCGGCTAAGGAAAGAAGCAAGGTCAGGGAAGTCACTCTAGATATGGCCAACTCCATGAAGATCATTGTTAAAAAATGCTTCCCTAAAGCAATACAGGTCACCGATCGCTTCCATGTACAGAAATTGGCACTGGAAGCCCTTCAGGACATCCGGATCAAACACAGATGGGAGGCAATAGACTTAGAAAATGAACTCATAAAACAAGCTAGGGCAAAGAACAAATCATTTGTTCCAGAAGAATTCAACAATGGGGATACTAGAAAGCAATTATTAGCTAGAAGTAGGTATCTACTATACAAAGATCCAAATAATTGGACGGAGAATCAACACGAAAGAAGTAAGATATTGTTCAATCAATATCCTGATATAAAAATAGCCTTTAATCTTATTCAAGGACATAGAAACATATTCAATACAGCAACCTCTGTCGAGACCGCATATACTAAAATGGCGCATTGGCACAAAGATGTAGAAAATACAGGTTTTAGGGCATTCAATACCATTGCAAACACCATAACAGCTAATTACAGATCCATCCTGAATTATTTTATAAACAGAAGCACAAACGCTTCCGCTAAATCATTCAATGCTAAAATAAAAGCTTTTAGAAGTCAATTCAGAGTGGTTAGAAACATAGAATTCTTCCTATATAGATTGACCAAAATATTTGCGTAAACACAACATTTAGTCTTGATCCGCTTTCACTACCTAGTTAGTTACCATGCACGGCACACAACAAAAAAGCTCCACCATTTCTAGTGAAGCTTTCCGTGATCGCGAGAGGATTCGAACCTCTGACCGTCTGCTTAGAAGGCAGATGCTCTATCCAGCTGAGCTACGCGACCTTCCATAAGGACATTATTACAATTTTTGTAACAATCATTATATCTAAAATATCAAATGAAATGTTTTTAATTTCAAAACAAACTCAAACTGATATAGAACTTACATTCTGCAATGCTTTACTTTAAAAGCGGTGCAAATATAATGAGCTTTTTTATTAATACAATAAAATAAAAACTTTTTTTATCGCATTTTAAGCAATTAACTGATACACAAACGGTACACATCTACTAATTAAAAAATAAGTGCCTTTAGAAATGTCAGTACTTTCTATTATTGAGAATATCGCACTTCTTATCTTCCT harbors:
- a CDS encoding ISAon1 family transposase, with product MKRHSPRENSIRLSLTKKAKGKKGAIVGIFSGTKVEPIIEQLLKISAKERSKVREVTLDMANSMKIIVKKCFPKAIQVTDRFHVQKLALEALQDIRIKHRWEAIDLENELIKQARAKNKSFVPEEFNNGDTRKQLLARSRYLLYKDPNNWTENQHERSKILFNQYPDIKIAFNLIQGHRNIFNTATSVETAYTKMAHWHKDVENTGFRAFNTIANTITANYRSILNYFINRSTNASAKSFNAKIKAFRSQFRVVRNIEFFLYRLTKIFA